The genomic region GAGCAGGTTACGCCTTTCATTCTCATCGCGAAGCCGTTCGAAGTGGGCGACGAGCTCAACAACATGATGAAGATGAAACGTCACGTGATCACCGAAAAATACATCGACAAGATCAAGAAAATCTACGCTACAAACCAAGACTAAGATTTTCGAACACTTTCATCGAATTGAAAAAGCCGGCCTTTCAGGTCGGCTTTTTTTATTTCTTCGGAGAATCGGAGCTCGTACCGATAGGATTGATATGGCCGGTACTCAGAAACAGATCCAAAAATCCTCCGTATTTTCCCCATCGGGACACGGAGATTTATACGCTCTCGACAATCTTTATCTTTCGCCGCTCCGAGAAAACGAGATCTGGGACTTTTCCAATGTAAGTCAGTTTTCCCCTTTGAACCTGGGATTTCTTTGTATGCGATCCGTTCTCGCGGATCAAAACGAAAGTAAAATCACCGTCCAAGGTTTTGGACACGGGTTTGTACGAGGACTTTCCAAAATTGAAGGTTTCGAAGAATGGGATCTTTTCCACACCAAGGGATTTATTCCGAAAGTGATCGGGAAAGAATCTCCCATGAAACTCAGTTCTTCCATCCACGAAATTTTAAATCCTGCGCTCGCCAGTTACGAAAAGGAACTCT from Leptospira kmetyi serovar Malaysia str. Bejo-Iso9 harbors:
- a CDS encoding LIC11631 family protein; amino-acid sequence: MAGTQKQIQKSSVFSPSGHGDLYALDNLYLSPLRENEIWDFSNVSQFSPLNLGFLCMRSVLADQNESKITVQGFGHGFVRGLSKIEGFEEWDLFHTKGFIPKVIGKESPMKLSSSIHEILNPALASYEKELFEEWNPKGISIEGHSENKQILIAGAALPEDEKNLPKLLKELIQILSGTSGKFYLRTDKHSYLCLKKEKESLGPVFFQEKEKVWNSFVFLILELENS